From Paenibacillus sp. PvR098:
TGAATGATCTTCCACAGAGGATAGCTGCGGGACTAACGGCGATCTTCCGTTTCTTCGATGAGGAGCCCAATCTAACGCGGATTGGATTCTTTGTTGCACTGGAAGCAGAAGAAATTAAGAAACAATTAGCTGCTCAAATTAGAGAGAATCTGAAAGCCGAACAACAAGATGGTTATTTTCATGCGGATCTTGATATGAGTACTGTGGCTGAGAGCTTAGTGGGAACGATCGAACGTCTTACGCTTACTAAATTGCTGCAAGGCTCCATGGATCCAGAGTGTATCGCTGGCGAGATCGTCCGTCTTTTTTTGTACGGGCTAATCGCTAATAAAGATGGTCAATAATGTAAATATTATTAGACAGCACATGACCAATGGACCGCAGAATAGGTTTGATTTGATAACAAAAAAAGATGGGCAGCTGTCCCATCCTTTTTTGTTATCAATGAATGAATAACACCGTGATGTGAAAATATGTTTAAGTAATGATAACAAGGTTATTGACATTGAAAATGATAACCATTATCATTCAAATGGAAAGGAATGAAATGTACGACGGAAGGCGGACGGCATCTAATGAAAAAGATCAGATACTGCTGCAAAAACTTTAAAAATGGCACTAAGCAAGTGTATAAAAGCATTAAAGGCGACTATCCTAGAATAAAGCAGAAAAAACGGGACTGCTTGGGCAACTGCAAGCTTTGCTCCAAAGCGTGCTTTGCCGTTGTAGGAAAATCTAAGAAGCTTGTATCTGCCCCCAATGCCGAAATGTTATTTAAAAAATTGAAAAACAAGATCAGCTGATTTTACGGATTGACATCGGGAAATGACATATCATGTTCACATTTCATAATCGCATACCTTAACATGCAATGATATATTATAGGGATATATGACTAGAGATAAGGATGTGAAGATTCCATGAATGAAGCGTTGTCCAAAGCGTTGAACGACCAAATGAATTTTGAGTTTTATTCGGCACAAGTCTACTTGGCCATGGCTGCTTACTGCTCTTCTGAGAGCTTTGACGGATTCGCCAATTTCTTCATCGTACAGGCTGAGGAAGAAAGGTTTCATGCGATGAAGATTTATAAATATTTGAATGACCGAGGCGGTCGAGTCATGGTATCGGGCATGGATACGCCGAACAATACATACAAATCCATACTTGAGGCCTATGAGCATGCCTACGAGCACGAGAAAATCGTAACCAAACGATTCTACGATTTGTCCGACCTGGCCATGAACGACCGTGAGCATGCGACCATTCACTTTTTGAAATGGTTTATTGACGAGCAGGTGGAGGAAGAGGCGCTGTTTGACAGCATTGTTCAGAAGCTGAAGCGCATCGATAAAGACAGCAACGCGTTCTTTATGCTCGATACCGAGTTTCTCGCACGTACCTTCACGCCTCCGGCACAGTAACGGAGAGGCGCAGGGTACTTGCATCCGGCGCAGCGTTTGCATATAATACTTGATAAATCCATAACGATAAATGCTTTGACGGAGAAAAGTAAGCAGTGCTTCTTCACAGGGAGGATACGCCGGCGATTGAGAGCGTGTCCGAGGAATCAGGCTGCCGAAGTTCGCTCCCGAGCAGTCCTTTGAAACCGTGCAAGCGGACCAGAATTGTCCGAACCGGCAAGTAGGAGGAACCGGTCCCAAAGCCGCGAACCGCGGTGTATGAACCGTTACGTTCAATCAAGTGAGAAGGCTCTTTCTTATGCGTATGCGTCTATGAATGGCTTTCTAACAAGGGTGGTACCGCGGCTTTTTCGTCCCTTATTCGGACGGAGGAGCCTTTTTTTGCGTTCGTGGAAGCCTGCGGGCAAACAAGAAAACAGCGTTCAAGGAGGTACAATGGCGATGAAAGAACGATTGCTAGCACTTAAGGAGGAGGCGCTGAGCGAACTGGCTCGTGTGGAAAACCAGCAGCAGCTCAGCGACCTTCGCATTAAGTATTTGGGGAAAAAGGGTCCGCTTACCGAAATTTTACGTGGGATGGGTGCCTTAAGCGCAGAAGAGCGCCCGATCATCGGTCAAGTGGCCAATGAGGTACGCGGCGCGATTGAGGAATTCATTGAAGCGAAGCAGTCCGAATACAGCCAAGCGGAAACGCTGGCGCGTCTGGCAGCGGAGACGATTGACGTGACTCTTCCAGGGCGTCCTAGCGCACGGGGTGCGGCGCACCCGATCAGCAAGGTGATTCAGGAGATCGAAGATATTTTTATCGGTATGGGGTACACGGTGGCCGAAGGCCCTGAGGTAGAGCAGGATTATTATAACTTCGAAGCGCTAAATCTGCCGAAAAACCACCCGGCCCGCGACATGCAGGATTCGTTCTATGTGACGGAGGACATTCTTATGCGGACGCATACGTCTCCGGTGCAGGTACGCACCATGGAGAAAATGAAGGGCCATGTGCCGGTCAAAATCATTTGCCCGGGGCGCGTATATCGGCGTGATGACGACGACGCTACGCATTCCCATATGTTCACGCAAATTGAAGGGCTCGTTATAGACAAGGGTATCCGCATGAGCGATTTGAAGGGTACTTTGCTTCAGTTCGTGCAAGAGCTGTTCGGCAAGAAAACCCAAATTCGGATGAGGCCGAGCTTTTTCCCGTTCACGGAACCGAGCGCCGAGGTCGATGTGACC
This genomic window contains:
- a CDS encoding TetR/AcrR family transcriptional regulator, coding for MGQRGRKVGANGEQSRALLLAIAADEFAHQGYYQTKVSTIVARAGLTQPTFYLYFQSKEAIFQELIDLFRSKLADLTIKSRLEQGIDLNDLPQRIAAGLTAIFRFFDEEPNLTRIGFFVALEAEEIKKQLAAQIRENLKAEQQDGYFHADLDMSTVAESLVGTIERLTLTKLLQGSMDPECIAGEIVRLFLYGLIANKDGQ
- a CDS encoding DUF1450 domain-containing protein, with the protein product MKKIRYCCKNFKNGTKQVYKSIKGDYPRIKQKKRDCLGNCKLCSKACFAVVGKSKKLVSAPNAEMLFKKLKNKIS
- a CDS encoding ferritin, encoding MNEALSKALNDQMNFEFYSAQVYLAMAAYCSSESFDGFANFFIVQAEEERFHAMKIYKYLNDRGGRVMVSGMDTPNNTYKSILEAYEHAYEHEKIVTKRFYDLSDLAMNDREHATIHFLKWFIDEQVEEEALFDSIVQKLKRIDKDSNAFFMLDTEFLARTFTPPAQ
- the pheS gene encoding phenylalanine--tRNA ligase subunit alpha — its product is MKERLLALKEEALSELARVENQQQLSDLRIKYLGKKGPLTEILRGMGALSAEERPIIGQVANEVRGAIEEFIEAKQSEYSQAETLARLAAETIDVTLPGRPSARGAAHPISKVIQEIEDIFIGMGYTVAEGPEVEQDYYNFEALNLPKNHPARDMQDSFYVTEDILMRTHTSPVQVRTMEKMKGHVPVKIICPGRVYRRDDDDATHSHMFTQIEGLVIDKGIRMSDLKGTLLQFVQELFGKKTQIRMRPSFFPFTEPSAEVDVTCAMCGGQGCRVCKHTGWLEILGSGMVHPRVLEMAGYDPEEYSGFAFGLGVERVAMLKYDIEDIRHFYTNDLRFLKQFVHI